Proteins from one Sylvia atricapilla isolate bSylAtr1 chromosome 1, bSylAtr1.pri, whole genome shotgun sequence genomic window:
- the LOC136364452 gene encoding wnt inhibitory factor 1-like, whose protein sequence is MARRHGGGTGLRLLLWLCLCALCPGPAAACSPRCRHGGLCLPDGSCLCSKGYEGERCQHATCYPKCKNGGECLRPGKCRCPPGYGGRYCHKVSCEGGCQNGGECVSVNGVVKCLCASGWTGSRCQEAICPQGCRNNGACVAPGICSCPAGWVGRACHLAVCKLPCQHGGKCIAPNVCRCRLPYSGPQCTKKRKD, encoded by the exons ATGGCGCGGCGGCACGGCGGCGGCACGGGGCTgcggctgctgctgtggctgtgtctgtgtgcgctgtgccccggcccggccgccgcctgCAGCCCGCGCTGCCGGCACggagggctctgcctgcccgacggctcctgcctctgctccaagGGCTACGAGGGCGAGCGCTGCCAGCACG CTACATGTTATCCAAAATGCAAAAATGGGGGAGAGTGCCTCCGACCTGGAAAATGCAGATGTCCACCTGGGTATGGGGGTAGATACTGTCATAAAG TAAGCTGTGAAGGAGGCTGTCAGAACGGGGGGGAATGTGTCTCTGTCAATGGAGTTGTGAAGTGCCTTTGTGCTTCTGGCTGGACAGGATCAAGATGCCAGGAAG CAATTTGTCCTCAAGGTTGTCGCAATAATGGAGCTTGTGTGGCTCCTGGGATTTGTAGCTGTCCAGCTGGATGGGTCGGTAGAGCATGTCACTTAG CTGTATGCAAACTGCCCTGCCAGCACGGAGGGAAATGCATCGCTCCAAACGTGTGTAGATGTCGACTGCCATACTCTGGGCCACAGTgtacaaagaaaaggaaggattGA